Proteins encoded by one window of Haliotis asinina isolate JCU_RB_2024 chromosome 6, JCU_Hal_asi_v2, whole genome shotgun sequence:
- the LOC137286422 gene encoding sorbitol dehydrogenase-like, with product MTDTNLSAVLYKVQDLRLVDRPIPEPKQGEVQISMRTVGICGSDVHYWHSGAIGHFVVKAPMLLGHECAGVVSKVGDGVTHLKEGDRVAIEPGVPCRQCDLCKDGRYNLCPDVFFLATPPDSGALARYHTHAADFVFKLPDNVSFEEGSMIEPLSVGLHACRRAGVKLGGRVMVCGAGPIGLCAMLSAKAMGAAGVCITDIDAKRLEFARKVGATSTVLVDTKDVDDVAARVREALGGAPDFSIEASGAQFCVELGVVATKTGGTFVVVGHGPTHVQIPIVNTVAREIAIKGSFRYVNTWPAAISMISSGKINVKPLVTHHFQLEETLDAFKTAKSGVGVKIMINCQRQ from the exons ATGACCGACACCAACCTATCGGCAGTGTTGTACAAGGTCCAGGACCTCAGGCTG GTTGACCGGCCTATCCCAGAACCTAAACAAGGAG AGGTGCAGATATCCATGCGGACAGTTGGGATATGTGGTTCTGATGTCCACTATTGGCACAGTGGGGCTATTGGGCACTTCGTGGTCAAGGCCCCGATGCTTCTCGGCCACGAGTGTGCTGGTGTGGTCAGCAAGGTGGGGGATGGCGTCACCCATCTTAAGGAGG GAGACCGCGTCGCCATCGAGCCCGGCGTCCCGTGTCGTCAGTGCGACCTGTGCAAAGATGGCCGCTACAACCTCTGTCCAGATGTCTTCTTCCTTGCCACCCCGCCGGACAGTGGCGCTCTCGCTCGATACCACACTCACGCCGCCGACTTCGTCTTTAA ACTGCCGGACAACGTGAGCTTCGAGGAAGGGTCTATGATTGAGCCCCTGTCTGTAGGACTGCACGCATGCAGAAGAGCTGGCGTGAAGCTGGGTGGACGGGTGATGGTCTGCGGGGCAG gacCTATTGGTCTGTGTGCCATGTTGAGTGCCAAGGCCATGGGTGCTGCCGGGGTGTGCATTACAG ACATTGACGCTAAGCGCCTGGAGTTCGCCCGAAAGGTCGGTGCGACATCTACTGTTCTGGTCGACACGAAGGACGTGGACGACGTCGCAGCCAGAGTTCGCGAAGCACTGGGAGGCGCGCCCGATTTCTCCATCGAAGCCAGCGGTGCCCAGTTTTGTGTAGAGCTGGGTGTAGTG gCCACCAAGACAGGCGGCACCTTCGTGGTAGTCGGCCACGGACCCACCCACGTCCAGATTCCCATCGTCAACACTGTGGCGAGGGAGATCGCCATCAAGGGATCCTTCAGATACGTAAACAC CTGGCCAGCTGCCATATCCATGATATCCTCTGGCAAGATCAACGTGAAACCGCTGGTCACACATCACTTTCAGCTGGAGGAGACCCTAGATGCCTTCAAAACAGCCAAGTCTGGTGTGGGGGTCAAGATCATGATAAACTGCCAAAGACAATAA
- the LOC137287160 gene encoding inner centromere protein A-like: MARPPHNAPHTLGLNVAMDMAETLRRTFEDQFTWLDEILAVCKQSFARPEVELLPKTPSAKRRRKPRKKIVEEEEDEEEECNTRKTIKARDQDDMDDFEETSAKPTRKGRSTRATRAKKAAPEVSVGSQRSTRSTRSRKKDVSMTESPVYSMVAAMKERNGGRLLGDLRQLDESDIDKTPVAHQVTSIRSPSPSTPRIQSPSTVKNKITRKFSVKDKANAYEEMLAKRTSQSPASPRSPLSPRKCRTPSTPPTPNTVTQKARTTALRLEGDRRSGSRRSSRQSLKVLASKARLSSARGRPSLVGAKVVSAEKEEESLQTAAETEEVEMETVDDTDEQPKKSARTRLRLKKKTEIDSSDTGKEVEAVVVPPSSSSSSSAESDTENQPVKKICRETDRVVATEPRLSYDRLYKEDKDHPDVTSDSDNDGGRKRTKARKMKKSQVESSEKEANAADKESESEADAPVRQSTRTKTRKNAEAKEKLRPACSESESECDRPVRQSTRTKTRKAKTAVVASESEFSGSVSSDKEHVESEVSQSEARRETAMDVTEEVHVTEEDHGDHDQDSGIMSAQSSEININLSVKPVEADIIEEEEEEKPPTRSTRTKTRRAQKSDSSDCEEVFVAPESPAPRTRTKTRKRQAEEEGIREAPKPKRSCTNSVSSPDQPNKHAATDSDSVASSEEDITDRSPSPTCPRDKVVRPPASSFLNSLRKPSSLAIGTPSNLMTGMTSFIKKTQITPNKASQQALQEMRKKELEEKQKKDRERIQKREENLKIRMEEQRRKREERMRKVLEYREQREKQERQIKDTLAKKMEEKMQVSDKLKEEKLKEEKELKAKIRMKKQQEAEERRKQDEEEKLRKKQELEEENRRYQELMQRKREYEEQERQKKIADERKRHEERMAEVERERELEKQRIRQMEEERERERIKAKEEREKAAAREKAERERHEMEKKKEREMALKREIDKLRELEKQRIQKEAELREHEQRKEEQMRQMIKQHNQHLASLQHNIQHPPKPNLNSTVTLNKSVESYTSYEITPAKKKKNSSSENYNIEDLNSEDSTDDEDQPKKKLPLWAQDRNLRAALINQHYHPPNTEGIFGTIDPPDLNVLFKKIKPRFNKRTSSAIWDSPLYKPHGAPVS; the protein is encoded by the exons ATGGCCAGACCACCACATAATGCACCCCACACACTGGGGCTGAATGTAGCCATGGATATGGCTGAAACTCTTCGAAGAACCTTTGAAGATCAATTCACTTGGTTAGATGAAATATTGGCAGTGTGCAAACAATCTTTTGCAAG ACCTGAAGTTGAGCTTTTGCCCAAAACACCATCAGCAAAGAGACGAAGAAAGCCCCGCAAAAAGATTGTTGAAGAAGAAGAGGATGAGGAAGAGGAGTGTAACACAAGGAAAACCAT caaagcTCGGGATCAAGATGATATGGATGACTTTGAAGAAACATCTGCAAAACCCACTCGCAAAGGTCGATCTACCAGAGCAACTAGAGCCAAGAAGGCTGCACCTGAGGTCAGTGTAGGGTCACAGAGGTCAACCAGGAGCACAAGGTCAAGGAAGAAAGATGTCAGTATGACAGAATCCCCTGTATACAGCATGGTGGCAGCCATGAAAGAGAGGAATGGGGGACGACTGCTTGGAGACCTACGTCAACTTGATGAATCAGACATTGATAAAACACCTGTTGCTCACCAGGTGACAAGCATCCGAAGTCCATCTCCCAGCACCCCGAGGATCCAATCTCCAAGCACCGTCAAAAACAAGATCACTCGCAAATTCAGTGTGAAGGACAAAGCAAATGCATATGAAGAAATGTTAGCAAAGCGAACAAGCCAAAGTCCTGCCAGTCCACGCTCGCCATTAAGCCCTCGAAAATGCAGAACGCCAAGCACCCCTCCCACCCCAAATACTGTTACCCAGAAAGCTAGAACTACTGCACTAAGACTGGAGGGTGACCGTCGGTCGGGGAGCCGTAGATCATCTAGACAGTCACTAAAGGTGTTGGCGTCAAAAGCTCGACTGTCCAGCGCCAGAGGAAGGCCAAGCTTGGTTGGAGCTAAAGTTGTATCAGCAGAGAAGGAGGAAGAGTCATTACAGACTGCTGCTGAAACAGAGGAAGTGGAG ATGGAAACGGTTGATGATACAGATGAACAACCCAAGAAGAGTGCTAGAACCAGGTTACGGCTGAAGAAAAAGACAGAAATT GACTCAAGTGACACAGGTAAAGAAGTGGAAGCTGTGGTAGTCCCACCATCCTCTTCCTCATCTTCCTCTGCAGAGTCTGATACTGAAAACCAACCTGTCAAGAAGATTTGTCGTGAAACTGATAGAGTCGTGGCGACAGAGCCGCGATTGTCATATGACAGACTGTACAAAGAGGACAAGGACCATCCAGATGTTACTTCTGACTCCGACAATGATGGTGGCAGGAAGAGAACAAAAGCAAGAAAGATGAAAAAGTCTCAGGTAGAAAGTTCAGAGAAGGAAGCAAATGCTGCTGATAAAGAGTCAGAATCTGAAGCTGATGCTCCTGTTAGGCAGAGCACACGGACTAAGACACGAAAGAATGCTGAAGCAAAGGAAAAGTTGCGTCCTGCCTGTAGTGAGTCGGAGTCAGAGTGTGACAGGCCGGTACGGCAGAGCACAAGAACCAAAACCAGAAAAGCTAAGACAGCAGTTGTAGCGTCGGAAAGTGAGTTTTCTGGATCTGTGTCATCCGACAAGGAGCATGTTGAGTCCGAAGTGTCCCAGTCTGAGGCAAGGAGGGAGACTGCAATGGATGTCACTGAGGAAGTCCATGTGACGGAGGAGGACCATGGTGACCACGACCAGGACTCGGGCATCATGAGTGCTCAGTCCAGTGAGATCAATATCAATTTATCGGTCAAACCTGTGGAGGCTGATATAATtgaggaagaagaagaggagaAACCGCCGACACGGTCTACCCGGACAAAGACACGAAGAGCACAGAAGAGTGACAGTAGTGACTGTGAAGAAGTATTTGTTGCCCCCGAGTCTCCTGCTCCTAGAACACG AACTAAAACACGGAAGCGTCAAGCTGAGGAAGAAGGAATTCGAGAAGCTCCGAAACCGAAGAGATCCTGCACCAACTCTGTGTCTTCACCTGATCAG CCTAACAAACATGCTGCTACAGATTCGGACAG TGTGGCCAGTAGTGAGGAGGACATCACTGACCGCTCCCCATCACCCACGTGTCCCCGAGACAAG GTGGTCCGTCCTCCTGCTTCGTCTTTCCTAAACAGTTTACGTAAACCCTCATCACTAGCCATTGGCACTCCATCAAATCTCATGACTGGCATGACATCCTTCATAAAGAAAACACAGATTACTCCTAACAAGGCCTCACAGCAG GCTCTGCAGGAAATGAGGAAGAAGGAGCTTGAGGAGAAGCAGAAGAAGGATCGAGAGAGGATACAGAAGCGGGAAGAGAACCTCAAAATCAGAATGGAGGAACAAAGAAG GAAGCGTGAGGAGCGGATGAGGAAGGTGCTGGAATACCGGGAGCAGCGAGAGAAGCAAGAACGGCAGATTAAGGACACACTGGCCAAGAAGATGGAGGAGAAGATGCAGGTGTCAGATAAACTGAAAGAGGAAAAACTGAAGGAGGAGAAGGAACTGAAGGCAAAGATCAG GATGAAGAAGCAGCAGGAGGCTGAAGAGCGGCGGAAACAGGATGAGGAGGAGAAACTACGCAAGAAGCAGGAACTG GAGGAAGAAAATAGGAGGTACCAAGAGTTGATGCAGAGGAAGAGGGAATATGAGGAACAGGAACGTCAAAAGAAGATTGCTGATGAGAGGAAAAGGCATGAAGAGAGAATGGCAGAGGTGGAGCGAGAGAGGGAACTGGAGAAACAAAGAATCAGGCAGATGGAGGaggaacgagagagagaacgaaTAAAAGCCAAGGAAGAGAG GGAGAAGGCAGCAGCACGAGAGAAAGCAGAAAGAGAGAGACACGAGATGGAGAAAAAGAAGGAGAGAGAAATGGCCTTGAAGAGAGAAATAGACAAACTGAGAGAGTTG GAGAAACAGCGAATTCAGAAGGAGGCGGAGCTCCGGGAACATGAGCAGCGTAAGGAGGAACAGATGCGTCAGATGATCAAACAACACAACCAGCATCTGGCTTCTTTGCAGCATAACattcaacatccaccaaagcccAACCTCAACTCCACTGTTACACTCAATAAATCAGTAGAGAGTTACACATC GTATGAAATCACCCCTGctaagaagaagaagaacagCAGCTCAGAGAATTACAATATAGAGGACCTCAACTCTGAGGATTCCACTGATGATGAAGACCAGCCCAAGAAGAAGTTACCTCTTTGGGCACAAG ACCGGAATCTGAGGGCTGCTCTCATAAACCAACACTATCATCCACCAAACACAGAGGGAATCTTTGGCACTATCGATCCACCTGATCTCAATGTCCTGTTCAAGAAAATCAAGCCAAGGTTCAACAAGCGCACAAGTTCAGCCATCTGGGATTCACCCTTGTACAAACCTCATGGGGCACCTGTTTCATGA